AATACACTCTCTTACATCCCCAAGAAGTCTTGATCGTCACTATCGAAGTAGATCAAATCCAGGAACAAATAGTTATTTATAAAGGGTTTTCTAGTTCTCTTACCAGTCAGACTGCTTTTGATCCTGATATACCAGTTATTCCTGTTGATGCTAGAATAATCAATATCGATCGCTTAGAAGCACCCTATCAACCTGATACACCTCGTTATCTACAAAGGGGGTTAACTTGGGAGCAAATGCAAGAATTATTATAAATCATCATGGGGCGTTTGCCAAAACTATATTATCAACGAGGCACTTTAATCCTACATCCACCCCCAAGGGGTAAAGTGTGGCTAGACTTTGCTACTTGGGACGATCGCGTAGAAAAATTTCGAGTACCTGCTATTTATTATCGTTCCCTGGTAGAATCTCTTCAAGCAACAGAAACACCCTTTATCGACGAAGCGAGTCAATTTACCAGTTTAGAATTAACCTCTTGTCTAGAAATTACCCCCTATCCTCATCAAACCGAAGCTATTAACGCTTGGAAACAACAGGGGAGAAGGGGTATAGTGGTTTTACCCACAGGAGCTGGCAAAACTTATATAGCACAATTAGCAATACAAGATACACCACGTTCTACCTTGATTGTTGTACCAACCCTAGATTTAATGCAGCAATGGTACGCCAAAATAATAGCGATGTTCCCTGATATAGAAGTGGGGTTACTCGGTGGAGGTGAGTGCGATCGCACTCCTATCTTAATCGCCACCTATCATAGCGCAGCTAATCAGATACAGTATTTAGGCAATCTCTACGGGTTATTAATTTTTGACGAGTGTCATCATTTACCCACACAATTTTTTCGAGTTATCGCAGAAGAAGCGATCGCTCCCTATCGTCTGGGTTTAAGCGCTACTCCCGAAAGAAGTGACGGTAATCATCGAGATTTAGAAACTTTAATTGGTCCTGTTATCTATCGTAAAAGTGTCCAAGAATTAGCCACAACTGCTTTAGCTGATTATAAAATCGTCCAAATCAAAGTTAAATTATCCCAACAAGAGAGCCAAAAATACGCACAAGCCTTAAAAATCCGTAATGATTTCCTTCGTCAGTCCAATATCTCCCTAAATAATCTCAATGGTTGGCAATTATTCATTAAAGCTAGTGCTAGCTCAAGCGCAGGACGTCGCGCGATGTTAGCTCATCGAGAAAGTAAAGAAATTATCGCAGCAACCCCGAGTAAATTAAGAATGCTCGCTGATTTGATTACTCAACATTACCCCGAATCTATATTAATTTTTACCAATGATAACGCTACGGTTTATCGAATCTCTCAAGAATTTTTAATTCCGTCGATAACCCATCAAACTCCAGTTAAAGAACGTCACGCTATTTTAGAACGTTTTCGCTCAGGAGAATACAAAACCTTAGTCACTTCTCACGTATTAAACGAAGGAGTTGACGTTCCTGATGTCAAAATCGCTATTATTATCTCAGGGACAAGTTCTACTAGAGAATATATTCAGCGTCTTGGTCGCATTTTACGCAAAAGTAAACAATCTCAATTAGCGATTCTCTATGAAATAATTGCAGCTAATACTAGTGAAGAAAGTGTCTCTCAACGCAGGAGTACAGATAAAGTAGATATTTATACAATGCAACCACGACCTCAACTTAAAGCAGCTGAACAGAAATCTCTCTGGAATGAGGAGTAGAGGAGTTCGGGGTTAGGGGTTATTCCAAATGCGCGAATTAAGAATTAAGAATTAATTATTTTTTCGCACATTCTACATTGTTCATTCCTCTCTCTCCCTTCTCCCCTCTCCCCCTCTCTTCCCTATAAGTTAAAATTTATAAAGACTTAAATCATCAATCAACATATGCTCAACGAAATCATACCCTGGTCATTTTCCTTAGATAAAGTAATTATCGCAGGTACTTCTCTCTGGGCTTTAGCGTTATATTTAGGATTTGGTTCACTCAGAGAATGGGTAACCCAACAGTTAAATCGCTGGTTCAATTTTGCTGAGCGATCGCTTTATATCTCAGTTAGAGAATTTGAAAAAACCCGTCAAGCTAGAGAAGCACAAAACGCCTTTTACGCTTCTCTATTTAGTATTATCCCCTTTTTAATTCTAGGAGGCTTAATGAACTATGGAGTTAACGTCAGTCTCGGTCAAAGTTGGGGAATTAGTGTAGGTATTCTCGCTTGTGTAGCTTCTGGGGTTTATGACTTAGGACGCAGAAGTACTTAAATAATCCTAATATCACTTACACTCAGTTCGGGACTACCTATTAATCTAGCGATTCGTCTCGAACCTCTATCACCACTACCATCGGGATCATAACTGAGTACACCATCGGTTGGATCGTAAATAATGCGTTGTAATCGGTTAGAAGGTTCAGAACCAACATGAAAACGTCCTGGAAGTAATCTACCTGGATTGAGATTGCGATCGAGATCTGCTAAAGGGATTAAGATTAAATCTTGATTCGGTTCAAAATCCATAATCGCAGCATACCCATCTAAACCAACCACAAAGCGATCGTTTCCGGGTCCTCCTATTAAGCGATTTCTGCCTGATCCTCCGTTGAGATAGTCGTTTCCTCCACCTCCAATCAAGGTATCATTACCAGGACCTCCAAAAAGGCGATCGCTACCTCTACCACCTCGCAATAAATCATTACCAGGACCACCAATCAGGGTATCATTACCATTACCCCCATCAATAACATCGTTACCCTGTAATCCCAAAATGCGATCGTCAAAAGACGTTCCTGTGAGAGTATCATTCCCTCTTGTACCAGTAATTAACATCGAATCAATCTCGACAACTTCTACATCAGATATTTGCGCAGCTTTAGCGCGAAACTCCTCTGGAGATAGATCTTCTTCTGTGGAGATATCCTCAATCTGTTGGATTACCTCAAAACCTTCTACTACCTCACCAAAAACAGCGTAAACACCATCGAGAAACTCTAACCTATCTAGGGTAAAATAAAATTGTGTTGAAGCCGTATCAGGTGCGTCAGCTCGCGCCATAGCGATTACACCTTGTTCGTGCTTTAACAGGGGTTCTACCCCTTCAGGTAAGACTTGATTATATACTGGTCTATCTGCACCTTCGGGTTTAATTTCTAGAGGTATATTGCGTCTTTCTCCTGTAACTGGATCAATAAAACCACCCGTACCCAATACTTGAAAAGGTGTATCAGGATCTGCACTCTGGGGGTCTCCTCCTTGTGCGACAAATGGTTGAGGTTCACTAATAACGCGGTGAAATAGGGTGTTTTCATACACTCCACGATCTACTAAATCAACAAAATTACCTGCGGTAATCGGAGCATTATTACCATCAACTTCAATTATTACAGGCTCTCCATTAATCGCCATAGAAATGGTTGCTTTACCCTGGAGTGCGATCGTTGTCATGTTTCTATCCCTTAAGTTTGAGCTTACCTATTATACTCAATCAATCTTGTTGAATTTGAGGATTTTTAGAGACATCGGGTAAAGACAATTTTAAAAAATATAACCAAATTAAGCCGAAAATACCTAAAGCGATCGCTCCTAAACTAACAACTTGAGCGATACGTAATGGTCCTAACATCAAGCTATCAGTACGTAACCCTTCAATCCACACCCTACCACTACTATAAGCGATTAAATAGACTAGAGCAATTGTTCCCACCTTTAAACGTGATGAATGTTTTAAACCCCAAAAAAATAACCACATCAATAAAGCAAAAACCCCCAAATTCCACAAAGACTCATATAAAAACGTGGGATGAAAATACTCATACTCTAGATAATTGACAGGACGATTAACAGGAGGTATATATAACTTCCAGGGTAAATTAGTGGGGGCGCCAAAAGCTTCCGAATTAAAGAAATTACCCCACCTTCCGATCGCTTGACCTAAAATTAATGAAGGAGCAACTATATCTACTAATTGCCAAAAAGACACTCGATTAAGGCGAGCAAAAATCATTGTAGCTAGTGTACCACCGATTATCGCTCCATGAATAGCGATTCCTCCTCGCCAAATCGCCACAATTTGTCCTGGATTAAGGGCGTATTCTTGCCATTTAAATAAAACGTAATACATACGA
The nucleotide sequence above comes from Gloeocapsa sp. DLM2.Bin57. Encoded proteins:
- a CDS encoding DEAD/DEAH box helicase, which encodes MGRLPKLYYQRGTLILHPPPRGKVWLDFATWDDRVEKFRVPAIYYRSLVESLQATETPFIDEASQFTSLELTSCLEITPYPHQTEAINAWKQQGRRGIVVLPTGAGKTYIAQLAIQDTPRSTLIVVPTLDLMQQWYAKIIAMFPDIEVGLLGGGECDRTPILIATYHSAANQIQYLGNLYGLLIFDECHHLPTQFFRVIAEEAIAPYRLGLSATPERSDGNHRDLETLIGPVIYRKSVQELATTALADYKIVQIKVKLSQQESQKYAQALKIRNDFLRQSNISLNNLNGWQLFIKASASSSAGRRAMLAHRESKEIIAATPSKLRMLADLITQHYPESILIFTNDNATVYRISQEFLIPSITHQTPVKERHAILERFRSGEYKTLVTSHVLNEGVDVPDVKIAIIISGTSSTREYIQRLGRILRKSKQSQLAILYEIIAANTSEESVSQRRSTDKVDIYTMQPRPQLKAAEQKSLWNEE
- a CDS encoding peptidylprolyl isomerase; amino-acid sequence: MTTIALQGKATISMAINGEPVIIEVDGNNAPITAGNFVDLVDRGVYENTLFHRVISEPQPFVAQGGDPQSADPDTPFQVLGTGGFIDPVTGERRNIPLEIKPEGADRPVYNQVLPEGVEPLLKHEQGVIAMARADAPDTASTQFYFTLDRLEFLDGVYAVFGEVVEGFEVIQQIEDISTEEDLSPEEFRAKAAQISDVEVVEIDSMLITGTRGNDTLTGTSFDDRILGLQGNDVIDGGNGNDTLIGGPGNDLLRGGRGSDRLFGGPGNDTLIGGGGNDYLNGGSGRNRLIGGPGNDRFVVGLDGYAAIMDFEPNQDLILIPLADLDRNLNPGRLLPGRFHVGSEPSNRLQRIIYDPTDGVLSYDPDGSGDRGSRRIARLIGSPELSVSDIRII
- a CDS encoding prolipoprotein diacylglyceryl transferase, whose product is MLLAWQFQSPGPIIWEIGPLTIRWYGLLIATAVLIGVNLSQYLAKKRQVKPELIGDLVIWLIIASIPMARMYYVLFKWQEYALNPGQIVAIWRGGIAIHGAIIGGTLATMIFARLNRVSFWQLVDIVAPSLILGQAIGRWGNFFNSEAFGAPTNLPWKLYIPPVNRPVNYLEYEYFHPTFLYESLWNLGVFALLMWLFFWGLKHSSRLKVGTIALVYLIAYSSGRVWIEGLRTDSLMLGPLRIAQVVSLGAIALGIFGLIWLYFLKLSLPDVSKNPQIQQD